In the Chroococcidiopsis sp. SAG 2025 genome, one interval contains:
- a CDS encoding transposase, with protein sequence MFIYEFKVYPKASQIVAIEEAIRTAQFVRNKVLRYWMDNRGVGKTEMFRYNTLLRKEFKFVDDLNSHACQTAVERVLKAVNRFYDNCKKQILGKKGYPKFKKHSRSVEYKVSGWKLSDNRKHITFTDKKGIGNLKLVGSRDLNFYQIEQIKRVRILRRADGYYVQFSVQLDPRDTVEPITPSQKAVGVDLGIKYFLADSLGNTEPNPQFYRRGEQQLNRLTRKKSKKFRKGKPQSKNYHLCRRLYAIKHLKVSRQREEYVKRVALRLIKSNDLVAYEDLNVKGMVKNRRLSKSISDAGWSTFRRWLEYFGYKYGKVTIAVAPHNTSQNCSNCGEKVQKSLSNRTHICPHCNYVEDRDINAAINILQKGLSTVGQTGAYKLGEIDPMAGLEQSCSVKVGL encoded by the coding sequence ATGTTTATCTACGAGTTCAAGGTCTACCCCAAAGCATCTCAGATAGTCGCCATTGAAGAAGCTATTAGAACGGCTCAGTTTGTCCGTAATAAGGTGCTTCGTTATTGGATGGATAACCGAGGCGTAGGAAAGACCGAAATGTTTAGATACAACACGCTGCTGAGGAAAGAGTTTAAGTTTGTAGACGACCTGAATTCCCACGCTTGCCAAACCGCTGTTGAAAGAGTCTTAAAAGCCGTTAATCGCTTTTACGATAACTGTAAAAAACAGATACTTGGCAAGAAGGGGTATCCAAAGTTTAAAAAACACTCTCGCTCGGTAGAGTACAAGGTATCAGGATGGAAGCTGTCGGATAACAGAAAGCATATAACTTTCACCGATAAAAAGGGGATAGGCAACCTCAAGCTAGTAGGTTCTAGGGATTTGAACTTCTACCAAATAGAGCAAATCAAGCGGGTGAGAATTTTGCGTCGTGCCGATGGGTATTACGTGCAGTTCTCAGTCCAGCTAGATCCTAGAGATACGGTTGAACCTATTACCCCTAGCCAAAAAGCTGTAGGTGTCGATTTAGGAATCAAGTATTTCTTGGCAGACAGCCTGGGAAATACAGAGCCTAACCCACAGTTCTACCGTCGAGGCGAACAACAATTAAATCGTCTCACCAGAAAGAAGTCTAAAAAATTCCGTAAAGGAAAACCTCAGTCCAAAAACTATCACTTATGCAGACGCTTATATGCAATTAAGCATTTAAAAGTAAGTAGGCAGCGAGAAGAATATGTCAAGAGAGTGGCGCTCCGTTTAATCAAGTCCAACGACTTAGTAGCCTACGAAGATTTAAATGTGAAAGGCATGGTAAAGAATCGGCGTTTATCTAAATCGATTAGTGATGCAGGTTGGTCAACTTTTCGCCGTTGGTTAGAGTATTTTGGTTATAAATATGGAAAGGTAACTATTGCTGTTGCCCCCCATAATACAAGTCAAAATTGTTCTAATTGCGGCGAAAAAGTGCAGAAGTCTCTATCTAATAGAACCCATATTTGTCCTCATTGTAATTATGTGGAAGATAGGGATATTAATGCAGCGATTAACATTCTGCAAAAAGGACTCAGTACGGTCGGGCAGACCGGAGCTTATAAGCTTGGGGAGATCGACCCTATGGCTGGGTTGGAGCAATCCTGCTCAGTTAAGGTTGGTCTGTGA
- a CDS encoding ABC transporter ATP-binding protein yields MSPSPISYLRSKKHPLLRLLRYAKNHRSQIWVAVTCTILNQLCDLAPSYLIGVAVDVVVEKENSLIAQIGIINIIGQLAILSLLTLLVWSLESLFEFLYDRLWRNLAQTIQHELRLDAYTHLQELELSYFEERSTGELLSILNDDINQLERFLNFGAAEILQFLTVVLAVGGSFIIIAPSVAPFAILPIPFIFWGSFAFQKQLAPRYAEVREKAGFISSRLANNLSGIATIKSFTTEDYERSRVLDESDAYRRSNKKAIALSAAFYPLIRFLVVVGFIATLFFGGVAVANGRLTVGTYGFLVFIVQLLLWPFASLSQIMDEYQRAMASIRRVMGLLDTPIAIPGGDRSLPLTVVRGEVQIDKITFAYSERYNVLKNLSLHIPPGANIGIVGATGSAKSTLVKLLLRFYEIQSGRIGIDGVNIQELQLGELRRCIGWVSQDVFLFHGTVAQNIAYGNLAASYAEIVRAAQLAEAHEFILELPQGYDTIVGERGQKLSGGQRQRIAIARAILKDPPILILDEATSAVDNETEAAIQKSLTKITQNRTTIAIAHRLSTIRYSDRIYVMDKGEIVEQGKHENLLALNGIYSSLWRVQSGSI; encoded by the coding sequence ATGTCACCTTCACCAATTTCTTATCTGAGATCCAAAAAGCATCCTCTCTTACGGTTGTTACGCTATGCCAAAAACCACCGTTCTCAAATCTGGGTTGCTGTCACCTGTACGATTCTCAACCAACTCTGCGATCTCGCACCATCCTATTTAATCGGAGTAGCAGTAGATGTTGTAGTAGAAAAAGAGAATTCTCTGATTGCTCAAATTGGCATCATCAACATCATCGGACAACTAGCAATCCTATCGCTATTAACTTTATTAGTTTGGAGTCTAGAGTCACTATTTGAATTTTTGTACGATCGCCTCTGGCGCAACCTCGCCCAAACTATCCAGCATGAATTACGTCTCGATGCTTATACCCATTTACAAGAACTAGAACTGAGTTATTTTGAAGAACGCTCCACCGGAGAACTCTTATCAATTTTGAACGATGACATCAATCAATTAGAAAGATTTCTCAATTTTGGGGCGGCGGAAATTCTGCAATTTCTCACCGTAGTTCTGGCTGTGGGTGGTTCGTTTATCATCATCGCTCCTAGTGTGGCTCCTTTCGCCATCCTCCCCATTCCTTTCATTTTTTGGGGTTCGTTCGCCTTCCAAAAACAACTCGCTCCCCGCTATGCTGAGGTGCGCGAAAAAGCGGGATTCATTAGCAGCCGTTTAGCCAACAATCTCTCAGGGATTGCCACAATTAAAAGTTTCACCACCGAAGACTATGAACGCAGCCGCGTGCTTGATGAAAGTGATGCCTATAGACGTAGTAACAAAAAAGCGATCGCCCTTTCTGCGGCTTTTTATCCGTTAATTCGCTTCTTGGTTGTGGTGGGTTTTATCGCTACGCTGTTTTTTGGTGGTGTGGCTGTGGCTAATGGCAGGCTAACAGTAGGAACTTACGGCTTTCTAGTATTCATCGTACAGCTATTACTGTGGCCCTTTGCTTCTTTGAGCCAAATTATGGATGAATATCAACGGGCAATGGCTTCGATCCGCAGGGTGATGGGATTGTTGGACACTCCAATTGCGATTCCAGGGGGCGATCGTTCTTTACCGTTAACTGTAGTACGTGGGGAAGTGCAGATAGATAAGATTACCTTTGCCTACAGCGAGCGGTATAACGTATTGAAAAACCTATCACTGCATATTCCTCCTGGTGCAAATATCGGCATTGTTGGCGCAACGGGTTCGGCGAAAAGTACGCTCGTCAAGTTATTGCTGCGGTTTTACGAAATCCAAAGCGGACGGATCGGAATCGACGGAGTAAATATTCAGGAATTACAACTAGGAGAACTGCGGCGTTGCATCGGTTGGGTGAGTCAGGACGTGTTTTTGTTTCATGGTACGGTAGCTCAAAACATTGCCTATGGGAACTTAGCAGCTAGCTACGCAGAAATCGTCCGCGCTGCCCAGTTAGCCGAAGCACACGAGTTTATTCTTGAACTACCGCAGGGGTACGATACGATTGTGGGCGAACGCGGTCAAAAGCTTTCTGGCGGACAAAGACAAAGAATTGCGATCGCTCGTGCTATTCTCAAAGACCCACCAATTTTAATTTTAGATGAAGCAACCTCTGCGGTAGATAACGAAACTGAAGCCGCAATTCAAAAATCCCTGACCAAGATTACTCAAAATCGCACCACGATAGCCATTGCTCACCGTCTTTCCACAATTCGCTACAGCGATCGGATTTACGTGATGGATAAAGGTGAAATTGTCGAGCAAGGCAAACACGAGAACTTACTGGCACTTAATGGCATTTATAGCAGTCTTTGGCGAGTGCAGTCTGGAAGTATTTGA
- a CDS encoding iron-siderophore ABC transporter substrate-binding protein, protein MGILKSRFRISYLLLAAIAAITFACSQNTPDTIISSKLSLENCRIVKHDMGETCVPMNPQRIVALSPEDNIDPLAALGIKPVGYTSYVMRRDKRGGLFGASWNDILGAKYVGTPYQPSLEKILMLKPDLILSHSRPPEYQLLSAIAPTVPVPDLRDPLTNQVSFKEIFRYTAKMLDREEKAEKVLSQYQQRVNQLKERLGDRLQQLEVAVIFYGEDIIYTTNDRAKILPLVVFDDIGLRYKSLPIDGNNSEPPISIETIDEYDADVLFIVDNAESPSSFYLQHPLVGSLNVVKNHRAYVVDPETWSAQGITGANKILDDLFKYLPKGT, encoded by the coding sequence ATGGGAATTCTGAAAAGTCGATTTCGGATAAGTTATTTATTACTGGCTGCGATCGCAGCGATTACTTTCGCTTGCAGCCAAAACACGCCTGATACAATTATTTCCTCAAAATTGTCTCTAGAAAACTGCCGCATTGTCAAACATGATATGGGTGAAACCTGTGTGCCAATGAATCCACAGCGCATTGTTGCGCTATCTCCTGAGGACAATATTGATCCTCTAGCTGCTCTCGGCATTAAGCCAGTTGGATATACGAGCTACGTTATGAGACGAGACAAAAGAGGAGGTCTGTTTGGAGCCTCGTGGAATGATATTCTAGGCGCAAAATATGTTGGTACCCCCTATCAGCCTTCCCTCGAAAAAATTTTAATGCTTAAGCCTGACTTAATTTTGAGTCACTCCAGACCTCCTGAGTATCAGTTGTTATCTGCGATCGCCCCTACAGTTCCAGTCCCCGATCTGCGCGATCCACTAACGAACCAGGTATCTTTCAAAGAAATATTTCGGTACACAGCAAAAATGCTAGATCGAGAAGAAAAAGCGGAGAAAGTTCTCAGTCAATATCAGCAACGAGTTAATCAGTTGAAGGAGCGCTTAGGCGATCGGTTACAGCAGTTAGAGGTTGCTGTGATTTTTTATGGAGAGGACATTATTTATACGACTAACGATCGAGCTAAAATTTTACCTCTTGTTGTTTTTGATGATATTGGATTACGCTATAAATCTTTACCTATTGATGGAAACAACTCCGAGCCGCCAATCAGTATTGAAACGATCGATGAATATGATGCGGATGTGCTATTTATTGTAGACAATGCCGAAAGTCCATCTAGCTTTTATTTACAACATCCCCTAGTTGGTAGCTTGAACGTCGTGAAAAATCATCGAGCCTATGTTGTCGATCCAGAAACTTGGAGCGCACAAGGCATCACAGGTGCGAATAAAATATTGGATGACTTGTTTAAATACTTGCCCAAGGGTACATAA
- a CDS encoding TonB-dependent siderophore receptor, with the protein MRDIPQSIQIIPQQVLEEQQVDSLNEALRNAPGAIQNTPDDTPIFNSFTIRGFFAGEGQNFTRNGLNLQFADSGTAIFSNIERIEVLRGPASVLFGGGNPGGTINVVTKQPLREPFYSVEASAGSYDFYQGAIDLSGPLNDSKTILYRLNASYEYGESFFDFVERETPSVAGVLKFEIGKNTDLTFDVQYVEATVGRGSGLPLEGTILPNPNGEIPRNRNLSNPDGRFFANTLIAGYNLEHRFSENWSLRNAFYFSDNDYGYRDINDPVPDSLEPDLRTVQREFSEATIKSQSFDLVTNVVGRFSTGSIQHQLLFGADLRRFDVEASDPIFDAFRGTPIDIFDPVSSREIFEQVSPPGKTTTLTDSLGIYVQDQVTITDNLKLLLGGRFDVFEQTNEDLIEDTEEFQSGDAFSPRLGVVYQPIEPISLYASYTRSFAPSYGRSANDEPFEPGRGTQYEVGVKADINDNLSATLALYDLTRTYVNSPDPDNPDFEIQTGEQNSQGVELFVSGEIFPGWNVIAGYAYTDAKITADETYEVGNRINNVPEHSFNLWTSYEIQSGDLQGLGFGIGFFYVGDRQGDLENSFTFPSYFRTDAAIFYKRGQFRAALNVINLFDVEYFENSNASFPVYPGEPFTVQGTLAWEF; encoded by the coding sequence TTGCGCGATATTCCCCAATCAATTCAAATCATTCCGCAACAGGTACTAGAAGAACAACAAGTTGACAGCCTCAATGAAGCACTCAGAAATGCCCCTGGTGCGATCCAAAATACCCCTGATGACACTCCTATATTTAACTCGTTCACGATTCGAGGTTTTTTTGCTGGCGAGGGACAAAATTTCACTAGGAATGGATTGAATTTGCAATTTGCAGATTCGGGAACAGCAATTTTCTCGAACATCGAACGGATTGAAGTTCTCAGGGGGCCCGCTTCAGTTCTATTTGGTGGGGGTAATCCTGGCGGGACGATTAATGTTGTCACTAAACAACCTTTGCGCGAACCTTTTTACTCGGTTGAAGCATCTGCTGGCAGCTACGATTTTTACCAAGGTGCGATCGATTTAAGTGGTCCGTTGAATGATTCCAAAACAATCCTATACCGACTGAATGCCTCTTATGAATATGGCGAAAGTTTTTTCGATTTTGTCGAACGAGAAACTCCATCTGTTGCAGGTGTTTTAAAGTTTGAGATTGGCAAAAATACGGATTTAACGTTCGACGTGCAGTATGTCGAAGCTACTGTGGGTAGGGGTTCTGGTCTTCCCCTTGAGGGAACGATATTACCGAACCCAAATGGCGAAATTCCCAGAAATCGCAATCTCTCCAATCCAGATGGTAGATTTTTTGCCAATACTCTCATCGCTGGGTATAACCTGGAGCATCGCTTTAGCGAAAACTGGTCGTTGCGAAATGCTTTTTACTTTTCTGACAATGATTATGGATACAGAGACATTAACGATCCTGTTCCTGATAGCCTCGAACCCGATCTAAGAACTGTACAGCGTGAATTTAGTGAGGCTACTATCAAGTCACAATCCTTCGATCTCGTGACAAATGTTGTCGGTCGGTTTTCCACAGGCTCTATTCAGCATCAGCTACTATTTGGTGCCGATTTGAGACGATTTGATGTTGAAGCTAGCGACCCTATCTTCGACGCTTTCCGAGGAACACCCATTGACATTTTTGACCCAGTTTCCAGTAGGGAAATATTTGAACAAGTTTCCCCCCCTGGCAAAACCACCACGTTAACCGATTCGTTGGGGATCTATGTTCAAGACCAAGTAACCATCACAGATAATCTCAAGTTATTACTAGGTGGTCGATTTGATGTTTTTGAGCAGACTAATGAAGATCTGATCGAAGATACTGAAGAATTTCAATCGGGAGATGCCTTTAGTCCTCGCCTGGGCGTTGTCTATCAACCAATAGAGCCAATTTCTCTTTATGCTAGCTATACCCGCTCTTTTGCTCCAAGCTATGGCAGATCTGCTAATGACGAGCCATTTGAGCCAGGACGGGGGACGCAATATGAGGTTGGGGTAAAAGCAGATATTAACGACAATCTTTCTGCCACGCTTGCATTGTACGATCTAACCCGTACCTACGTTAACAGTCCCGATCCCGATAATCCTGATTTTGAAATCCAAACAGGGGAGCAAAATAGCCAAGGTGTCGAGCTATTTGTTTCGGGTGAAATTTTCCCAGGATGGAATGTCATTGCTGGTTATGCTTACACTGATGCCAAGATTACAGCAGATGAAACGTATGAAGTTGGTAATCGGATCAATAATGTTCCAGAACACAGCTTCAACTTATGGACGAGCTATGAAATTCAATCTGGAGATTTGCAAGGATTGGGTTTTGGGATCGGGTTTTTCTACGTAGGCGATCGCCAGGGAGACTTAGAAAATTCATTTACGTTCCCCAGCTATTTTCGCACGGATGCGGCTATCTTCTACAAGCGCGGTCAATTCAGGGCAGCACTTAACGTCATCAATTTATTCGATGTCGAGTATTTTGAAAATTCTAATGCCTCTTTCCCTGTTTATCCAGGAGAGCCGTTCACTGTGCAAGGGACGCTAGCATGGGAATTCTGA